The following proteins are encoded in a genomic region of Methanoculleus bourgensis MS2:
- the nth gene encoding endonuclease III — protein sequence MNREIACEVYRRLLAHYPIVGGKRHFIDFDSPFESLILTILSAQTTDRAVNAIRDDLFSRYPTPEALARAEPEEVEPLIRSIGFHHSKARYIVGTARKLISDFGGEVPRTIAELQSLPGVGRKTANIVLSHAFGINVGIAVDTHVRRVSKRIGFTDSTNPDIIERDLMALFPEEAWQDINYLLIRLGREVCTAQNPKHEECFVADLCRYYRDLRRYYRDLRAGEE from the coding sequence ATGAACCGCGAGATCGCCTGTGAGGTGTACCGTCGCCTCCTCGCACACTATCCTATCGTCGGCGGCAAACGCCACTTTATCGATTTCGACAGCCCTTTTGAGTCGCTGATCCTCACCATCCTCTCCGCGCAGACGACGGACCGCGCTGTCAATGCTATCCGCGACGATCTCTTCTCCCGCTACCCGACGCCGGAGGCGCTCGCCCGCGCGGAGCCCGAGGAGGTGGAGCCGCTCATCAGGAGCATCGGTTTCCACCACTCAAAGGCCCGCTACATCGTCGGGACGGCGAGAAAACTTATCTCCGACTTCGGCGGGGAGGTTCCGAGGACGATTGCGGAACTGCAGTCGCTCCCCGGCGTCGGGAGGAAGACCGCAAACATCGTCCTCTCTCACGCGTTCGGGATCAATGTCGGTATTGCCGTCGATACCCATGTCCGCCGGGTTTCGAAGCGGATCGGGTTTACCGACAGCACCAACCCGGATATCATCGAGCGCGACCTCATGGCCCTCTTCCCTGAGGAGGCCTGGCAGGACATCAACTATCTCCTGATCCGCCTCGGGCGCGAGGTCTGCACGGCGCAGAACCCGAAGCATGAGGAGTGCTTCGTTGCGGACCTCTGCCGGTACTACCGGGACCTCCGCCGGTACTACCGGGACCTCCGCGCCGGGGAGGAGTGA
- a CDS encoding nitroreductase family protein: MAITKLFGRSPAGKGFESFLDLARNRYSVGSFTKAAVEEEKLNAVLEAARLAPTAANRQPFRFIVIRTAGKERELGRIYDRTFFLEAPLLVCACTVSSEAWTRSDGKNYSDVDVAIAVDHLTLAAASLGLGTHWVAAFDTTAAREVLGIPEGVEPVAFTPLGYPADRPRAKRRKELSELVRYEHW; the protein is encoded by the coding sequence ATGGCCATCACAAAACTCTTTGGTAGATCCCCGGCCGGGAAGGGGTTTGAAAGTTTTCTCGATCTTGCCCGGAACCGCTACAGTGTCGGGTCGTTTACAAAGGCCGCAGTCGAGGAGGAGAAACTCAATGCAGTCCTCGAGGCCGCCCGACTGGCCCCGACGGCGGCGAACCGGCAGCCCTTCCGGTTCATCGTGATCCGGACCGCCGGGAAGGAGCGCGAACTCGGGCGCATCTATGATAGAACGTTCTTCCTGGAGGCCCCCCTCCTCGTGTGCGCCTGCACGGTCTCGTCGGAGGCATGGACCCGCTCCGATGGGAAGAACTACAGTGATGTGGACGTGGCAATCGCCGTCGACCACCTGACGCTCGCGGCCGCGAGCCTGGGCCTTGGGACCCACTGGGTCGCCGCCTTCGACACCACCGCGGCGCGTGAGGTCCTGGGCATCCCAGAGGGCGTCGAGCCGGTCGCGTTCACCCCGCTCGGGTATCCCGCGGACCGGCCGCGGGCAAAACGACGCAAGGAGTTGTCGGAACTGGTGCGCTATGAGCACTGGTGA
- a CDS encoding DUF1894 domain-containing protein — MASRCVNNLGGKVLLMDVTPEQVNGYVRKHCKEYYEMPPDFVFKDIRMLLKSPMLVGLQIRKQKVLLPFTKPCPGYGTMLYEVAAKEEDLDFIRNNLLKVSE, encoded by the coding sequence ATGGCATCGCGGTGCGTAAACAACCTCGGTGGAAAGGTGCTCCTCATGGATGTGACACCCGAACAGGTGAATGGCTACGTGCGAAAGCACTGCAAAGAGTACTATGAGATGCCTCCGGACTTTGTCTTCAAAGATATCCGGATGCTTCTGAAGTCTCCCATGCTTGTCGGCCTCCAGATTCGTAAACAGAAGGTTCTGCTACCGTTTACAAAGCCCTGTCCGGGCTATGGGACGATGCTTTATGAGGTGGCGGCAAAGGAAGAAGACCTTGATTTTATCCGTAACAACCTCTTGAAGGTCTCGGAGTGA
- a CDS encoding DUF47 domain-containing protein has protein sequence MAATVVTAADLLVEFVENFENVKEQCYRMKQIEHQGDEITHQIYEQLNRTFITPLEPEEISRLASALDDILDYIDGTVQQMYGYGITETDAHMVELAKLIQLSVIEIEKAVNSIRSINDPGMIEERCIEVNRLENIADNVLGHAIMDLFKTEDAITIIKLKDIYENLEIATDKCEDVANVLSDIAIRHT, from the coding sequence ATGGCCGCAACAGTTGTTACCGCAGCCGATCTGCTGGTCGAATTCGTCGAGAATTTCGAGAACGTGAAAGAGCAGTGCTACAGGATGAAGCAGATCGAGCACCAGGGAGACGAGATTACACACCAGATCTACGAGCAGCTGAACCGGACGTTCATCACGCCACTTGAGCCGGAAGAGATCTCCCGGCTTGCATCGGCGCTGGACGATATCCTCGATTACATCGACGGCACTGTGCAGCAGATGTACGGCTACGGCATCACCGAGACCGACGCCCATATGGTCGAACTTGCAAAGTTGATCCAGCTCAGCGTCATCGAGATCGAGAAGGCCGTCAACAGCATCAGGTCGATCAATGACCCGGGTATGATCGAGGAACGGTGCATTGAAGTGAACCGTCTGGAGAATATCGCAGACAATGTCCTTGGCCATGCCATCATGGATCTCTTCAAAACGGAGGATGCGATCACTATCATAAAACTCAAGGATATCTACGAAAACCTGGAGATAGCGACTGATAAGTGTGAAGATGTCGCAAATGTCCTGAGCGATATAGCTATCAGACACACCTGA
- a CDS encoding inorganic phosphate transporter, producing MDLIIILGILLALLFNFANGLNDAANSIATIIATKALTPLQAVLLAGVFNLLGPLIFTTAIAATIGRGIVDPIFLTPPLILMAMVGAVLWVLATSYLGIPVSSSHALIGGLLGAGIAAAGIGAVFWPSLALLKQVIVYGFAGAIPGAIITGVFALWKGDFKPWNLLLGGLIGMTIAIPLAIATGFLKINGILAVVLFIVISPMLGLISAFALGIIVARIFRNYPPRRLTSHFRNLQIFSGSLQAAGHGGNDAQNAMGIITAMLLAGGLISEFVVPLWVILASSLAISVGTLLGGWRVVDKMANRITKIRPYQGFCASTAAGSVLSLMNVFGVPVSTTHAITGAIMGVGATRGYSAVKWGVVREILIAWLLTIPAAAVVAGICFFAARILSGGVI from the coding sequence ATGGACCTGATCATCATCCTCGGCATCCTGCTCGCGTTACTCTTCAATTTCGCGAACGGCCTGAACGATGCCGCCAATTCGATCGCTACCATCATTGCGACCAAGGCCCTGACGCCCCTGCAGGCGGTGCTCCTCGCGGGAGTCTTCAACCTCCTTGGCCCCCTTATTTTTACCACAGCGATTGCAGCGACCATCGGGAGGGGGATCGTCGACCCCATATTCCTCACACCGCCGCTGATCCTCATGGCCATGGTCGGTGCGGTTCTCTGGGTCCTTGCGACTTCATATCTCGGAATCCCCGTATCCAGCAGCCATGCCCTTATAGGGGGGCTTCTTGGCGCCGGGATTGCAGCCGCCGGGATTGGCGCAGTCTTCTGGCCGTCGCTTGCCCTGCTTAAGCAGGTCATCGTCTACGGATTCGCCGGGGCGATTCCCGGTGCTATCATCACTGGTGTGTTTGCGCTCTGGAAGGGTGACTTCAAGCCGTGGAACCTGCTCCTCGGCGGGCTCATCGGGATGACGATAGCCATCCCGCTTGCCATCGCAACCGGGTTTTTGAAGATCAACGGTATCCTGGCGGTCGTTCTCTTCATTGTCATCTCCCCCATGCTCGGGCTCATATCCGCGTTTGCCCTCGGTATCATCGTCGCCCGCATCTTCCGCAACTACCCTCCACGGCGCCTGACGAGTCACTTCAGAAACCTCCAGATATTCTCGGGGTCGCTTCAGGCAGCAGGTCACGGTGGCAACGATGCCCAGAACGCGATGGGAATCATCACCGCCATGCTCCTTGCCGGCGGGTTGATCTCCGAGTTTGTCGTCCCGCTCTGGGTTATACTGGCATCATCGCTCGCCATATCGGTCGGAACACTCCTTGGCGGATGGCGCGTCGTGGATAAGATGGCCAACCGGATCACAAAGATACGCCCCTACCAGGGGTTCTGCGCCTCGACCGCTGCCGGGAGCGTCCTTTCGCTGATGAACGTCTTTGGCGTTCCTGTCTCGACGACCCACGCGATAACCGGCGCGATCATGGGTGTCGGCGCGACCCGCGGCTACTCGGCAGTTAAGTGGGGCGTGGTTCGTGAGATCCTTATTGCATGGCTCCTGACCATACCAGCGGCGGCGGTCGTGGCCGGGATCTGCTTCTTTGCCGCCCGGATCCTCTCCGGCGGAGTTATATGA
- a CDS encoding aminotransferase class V-fold PLP-dependent enzyme, translating to MPATTKYSSEMREPAVKKILYWCDNCNVPLIGRTCACGARSREIPLLQPHDVRPALAADMALIRSLLAAQFGDIPLPGVVLLNKTGGTDRADLVIVHGDRFGWLTFDPVTRQFSLDIAPEALPYILPHATRGIVDLEAERAVNAHKGRIGGKRFPLSTPVPDGTVIVSYKNRFGTGVVKDGQVRVKELVPVEPRTRPDPGWDVVIGKNRYHLKNLERNAVRTIRKHMNDRPCVNVSFSGGKDSTAALHLARKAGVEKAFFIDTGIELPETVEFVASQGVEIIRKGGDFFQAVEKAGPPGKDLRWCCKLLKLHPLKIYLSSIGPCVTIQGNRWYESWNRADLDETSQNPANPLQLNVSPIRNWRALEVFLYLWWRKAPINPLYEKGLERIGCYLCPAALESEYEGLRKMHPELTERWDGFLERWAKKTGMPDAYHQWGLWRWRALPPKMRELCRDQGIPLNDDFTLQAAPVKELIEVAEMETARSCEPASPAGKEFSAEEIRRDFPILGDIIYLDNAATSFSPEPVVEALVEFEHRYRANVGRGIHRLTQIATQRYWHAHEKVARFIGGEAGVTIFTKNTTEAINMVAQGLSWKPGDRVVTTVLEHHSNLLPWRALGKQGVSLDVIGIDADYSLDLAALEETLERGGVRLVAVTHASNVLGVTTPVEEIAGMCQKHGALLLVDAAQSLPHMPVDVSRLGCDFLCFSGHKVFGPTGTGVLWMREAILEPSVLGGGMVESVTAEEFVPAEGYQRYEAGTPNVGGGIALGVAVDYLSTIGMERIHQYEERLTARLIEGLSRIEGVRVYASRRAGSRIGVVSFTIDGLHPQEVAHLLDEEADILVRSGHHCCQPLMEHLGLPNGTVRASLAAYTTEQEIDLLLAAVSEISRGR from the coding sequence ATGCCTGCAACAACCAAGTATTCTTCAGAAATGCGTGAACCGGCAGTAAAAAAGATTCTCTACTGGTGCGACAACTGCAACGTCCCCCTCATCGGGCGCACCTGCGCGTGCGGTGCCAGGAGCAGGGAGATCCCGCTCCTGCAGCCACATGATGTCCGCCCTGCACTGGCAGCGGATATGGCCCTTATCCGGAGCCTTCTTGCCGCGCAGTTCGGCGATATCCCCCTGCCGGGAGTCGTGCTCCTGAACAAGACCGGCGGTACCGACAGGGCCGACCTCGTGATCGTGCACGGCGACCGGTTCGGCTGGCTCACGTTTGACCCGGTCACCCGGCAGTTCAGCCTCGATATCGCCCCTGAGGCGCTCCCGTACATCCTGCCGCATGCAACCCGCGGCATCGTCGACCTCGAGGCAGAGCGTGCCGTGAACGCCCACAAGGGGCGCATCGGCGGGAAACGGTTCCCCTTATCGACCCCTGTGCCCGACGGGACTGTTATCGTCTCCTACAAAAACCGGTTTGGCACAGGTGTCGTGAAGGACGGGCAGGTCCGGGTGAAGGAACTCGTCCCCGTCGAGCCCCGGACTCGCCCCGACCCTGGCTGGGACGTGGTGATCGGGAAGAACCGGTATCACCTGAAGAACCTTGAGCGCAACGCAGTCCGCACCATCAGAAAGCACATGAACGACCGGCCGTGCGTGAACGTATCGTTCTCCGGCGGCAAGGACAGCACCGCCGCCCTCCACCTTGCCCGTAAGGCAGGGGTGGAGAAGGCGTTCTTCATCGATACCGGGATCGAACTCCCGGAGACGGTGGAGTTCGTGGCGTCGCAGGGCGTCGAGATCATCAGGAAAGGCGGCGACTTTTTCCAGGCGGTCGAGAAGGCAGGCCCGCCGGGGAAGGACCTCCGCTGGTGCTGCAAACTCCTGAAACTCCACCCCTTAAAGATCTACCTTAGCAGCATCGGCCCCTGTGTCACCATCCAGGGGAACCGCTGGTACGAGTCCTGGAACCGTGCTGACCTTGACGAGACAAGTCAGAACCCGGCAAACCCCCTGCAGCTGAACGTCTCGCCGATACGGAACTGGCGGGCGCTCGAGGTTTTCCTCTACCTCTGGTGGCGCAAGGCCCCCATAAACCCGCTCTATGAGAAGGGGCTTGAGCGGATAGGCTGTTATCTCTGCCCGGCGGCACTCGAGAGCGAGTACGAGGGGCTCCGGAAGATGCACCCGGAACTGACCGAACGCTGGGACGGGTTCCTCGAGCGGTGGGCAAAGAAGACAGGGATGCCGGACGCCTACCACCAGTGGGGGCTCTGGCGGTGGCGGGCGCTGCCGCCGAAGATGCGTGAACTCTGCAGGGACCAGGGCATCCCCCTCAACGATGACTTTACGTTGCAGGCGGCCCCGGTGAAGGAATTGATAGAGGTGGCAGAGATGGAGACTGCACGATCCTGTGAGCCGGCATCACCGGCAGGAAAAGAATTTTCCGCAGAAGAGATCCGCCGGGATTTCCCGATCCTTGGCGATATTATCTACCTGGACAACGCTGCGACGAGTTTCTCGCCTGAGCCGGTGGTAGAGGCACTCGTCGAGTTCGAGCACCGTTACCGGGCCAACGTCGGCAGGGGAATCCACCGCCTGACGCAGATCGCGACCCAGCGCTACTGGCATGCCCACGAGAAGGTGGCCCGGTTCATCGGCGGGGAAGCGGGCGTCACCATCTTTACGAAGAACACCACGGAAGCGATCAACATGGTTGCGCAGGGGCTCTCCTGGAAGCCGGGCGACCGTGTGGTGACCACTGTCCTTGAGCACCACTCAAACCTCCTGCCGTGGAGAGCGCTTGGCAAGCAGGGCGTCTCCCTCGACGTGATCGGGATCGATGCCGACTACTCGCTTGACCTCGCCGCGCTCGAGGAGACCCTGGAGAGAGGCGGTGTCCGGCTTGTCGCCGTCACCCACGCCTCAAACGTGCTCGGCGTGACGACGCCGGTCGAGGAGATTGCCGGAATGTGCCAAAAACACGGTGCCCTGCTCCTGGTGGACGCCGCACAGTCTCTGCCGCACATGCCGGTGGACGTCTCGCGTCTCGGCTGCGACTTCCTCTGCTTCTCGGGGCACAAGGTCTTCGGGCCGACCGGCACCGGTGTTCTCTGGATGCGGGAGGCGATCCTCGAGCCATCGGTCCTTGGCGGCGGTATGGTCGAGAGCGTGACGGCGGAGGAGTTTGTGCCAGCCGAGGGCTACCAGCGATATGAGGCCGGGACGCCGAACGTCGGCGGCGGGATAGCGCTCGGTGTCGCCGTGGACTACCTCTCGACGATCGGGATGGAGAGGATACACCAGTATGAGGAGCGCCTGACCGCCCGACTCATCGAAGGGCTCTCCCGGATCGAGGGGGTCAGGGTCTATGCCTCCCGGAGGGCCGGGTCACGCATCGGTGTCGTCTCGTTCACCATCGACGGCCTTCACCCGCAGGAGGTCGCCCACCTACTCGACGAAGAGGCGGATATTCTGGTGCGGTCGGGGCACCACTGCTGCCAGCCGCTCATGGAGCATCTCGGCCTTCCAAACGGGACGGTGCGGGCGAGCCTTGCGGCCTACACAACCGAGCAGGAG